A genome region from Triticum aestivum cultivar Chinese Spring chromosome 2B, IWGSC CS RefSeq v2.1, whole genome shotgun sequence includes the following:
- the LOC123043104 gene encoding fructokinase-like 2, chloroplastic, whose protein sequence is MASLLLPPQFACSLPYYCIRGQLHYKPTIWRKNAAKTKIGLLHRNVSFVSKKTSQDVEEGSSGEDSDTETPKAKKKPAKRGRKKATIDTSDGDTKEGQSDTEDASPKEPKIVKKRGRKKAATTASSAEEADKPKEPKKRGRRKVKTAEQLSDDEGDDQSKDLMPSNEMEVHSSAGDLESKVEALLSQDIEEVDKLMPLVCCFGPAKYLFIPSGRPAKRLVDREIHSRMKDMFWSPDEFVRAPGGSSSNVALALAALGGRVVFMGKLGDDEYGQSMLYHLNVNGVQTRAVSLDPSAPTAMSLMKVTNRGSLNTSCVKPCAEDCFQQSDINPDVLKEAKMFYYNSSALLEPTTRSSLLKAIEVSKKFGGITFFDLNLPMPLWSSSKETKSLIKEAWEAADIIEVTKQELEFLCGIKPSENSDAKDEKSEFAHYSPEVVMKIWHDNLKVLFVTNGTSKIHYYTEKHNGSVRGTEDAPITPFTSEMSQSGDTIAAALMNMLSINPHLVTDKVYLHKTAKHAIKCGVIDQWLAARERGFLPRGIAEPSSEHEEARFITEREYRTIPDAMQPVNPSGSELAHVE, encoded by the exons ATGGCGTCCCTTCTTCTCCCTCCTCAATTCGCCTGCTCCCTGCCGTATTACTGCATCAG GGGCCAGTTACATTATAAGCCCACCATCTGGAGAAAGAATGCGGCGAAGACTAAAATCGGGTTGCTTCACCGAAATGTGAGTTTTGTGTCAAAGAAGACTTCTCAAGATGTAGAGGAAGGCTCAAGTGGTGAGGATAGTGATACTGAAACCCCAAAGGCCAAGAAAAAACCTGCAAAACGTGGAAGAAAGAAAGCCACCATAGATACATCCGATGGGGACACAAAAGAAGGCCAAAGTGACACTGAAGATGCATCCCCTAAAGAGCCTAAGATAGTTAAAAAGAGAGGTCGGAAGAAAG CTGCTACTACTGCATCCTCCGCGGAGGAGGCTGACAAGCCAAAAGAACCTAAGAAGAGGGGCAGAAGGAAAGTTAAGACGGCTGAACAATTAAGTGACGATGAAGGGGACGATCAGAGCAAAGATCTGATGCCCTCTAATGAAATGGAAGTTCACAGTTCAGCCGGTGATCTTGAAAGTAAAGTAGAGGCATTGTTATCACAGGATATTGAAGAGGTTGACAAATTAATGCCTCTTGTCTGCTGCTTTGGACCAGCCAAGTACTTATTTATTCCTTCTGGAAGACCTGCTAAAAGGTTGGTGGATCGTGAGATTCATAGTAGGATGAAGGATATGTTTTGGTCTCCTGATGAATTTGTGAGGGCACCTGGAGGGTCGTCATCCAATGTTGCCCTTGCTCTAGCAGCTCTTGGAGGCCGGGTTGTGTTCATGGGAAAATTAGGTGATGATGAGTATGGTCAAAGTATGCTGTATCACTTAAATGTCAACGGTGTTCAAACTCGAGCAGTTAGTTTGGATCCTTCAGCGCCAACTGCCATGTCCTTGATGAAGGTGACCAACAGAGGTAGCTTGAACACAAGCTGTGTTAAACCATGTGCGGAAGATTGTTTTCAGCAATCTGATATCAACCCAGATGTTCTAAAAGAG GCTAAGATGTTTTACTATAATTCGTCAGCTTTGCTAGAGCCGACTACACGGTCATCATTGTTAAAAGCAATCGAGGTCTCCAAGAAATTTGGCGGGATAACATTCTTTGATCTTAATCTTCCAATGCCACTATGGTCATCTAGTAAGGAGACCAAATCACTCATCAAGGAGGCGTGGGAAGCTGCTGATATCATCGAAGTCACAAAGCAGGAACTAGAGTTCCTCTGTGGTATTAAACCATCTGAGAATTCTGACGCAAAAGACGAGAAATCTGAATTCGCACACTACAGCCCAGAAGTTGTTATGAAGATATGGCATGACAATCTGAAGGTCCTCTTTGTGACCAACGGGACCTCAAAGATACACTACTACACAGAAAAACACAATGGCTCGGTTCGTGGGACGGAAGATGCACCGATTACTCCTTTCACCAGTGAAATGTCACAATCAGGAGACACAATTGCTGCAG CCCTGATGAATATGCTGTCGATCAACCCTCACCTGGTGACGGACAAGGTCTACTTGCACAAGACAGCGAAGCACGCCATCAAATGCGGCGTCATCGATCAGTGGCTGGCCGCGCGGGAGCGGGGATTCCTTCCCAGAGGAATAGCAGAACCAAGCAGCGAACATGAGGAAGCAAGATTCATCACGGAGAGGGAATACCGTACCATCCCAGACGCCATGCAACCCGTGAACCCATCGGGCAGCGAGCTCGCGCACGTGGAGTGA
- the LOC123038725 gene encoding uncharacterized protein — translation MAGGDSSSSSTAREEGRASARLRKKQKLHQQEEEEKGANPLDPSFSDYDPKEGDYVFTRFQHPTLDLHMESPVGAMHNTNRIFPEEGFRMCNSANIVSVNIASSDYGYPLNVYGTIIARDSLDRKRVYLFQRAKDDCQNISSKNEPLVLTGPKRGLMIFDSIIFEVDLKAKDVNGRKVNDERVSKGLMEINGISRLSFPPKYKVQTEKLVSMHSTLDLNYTFVRKAVEGTVEMRILEAGPVDYFHGKIVARTSSFPCDIMLHDSKLAGMLTAGDGGVVQTARRVVSVSVDETLLLTVAVAAGGVRTVEFTPKHGSYDEEKITCDDYKMLVKVTWSIVHR, via the exons ATGGCCGGCGgcgattcttcttcttcttccacggcgAGAGAGGAGGGGAGGGCGAGCGCGCGGCTGCGGAAGAAGCAGAAACTGCATCAacaggaggaggaagagaaggggGCGAACCCTCTGGACCCCAGTTTCAGCGACTACGACCCCAAGGAAGGCGATTACGTCTTCACCCGCTTCCAGCACCCCACGCTCGACCTCCACATGGAAT CACCTGTTGGTGCAATGCACAATACTAATAGGATCTTCCCAGAGGAGGGGTTCCGGATGTGTAACTCGGCTAATATTGTCTCGGTCAATATCGCTTCCTCCGACTATGGATACCCGCTCAATGTCTATGGCACCATCATAGCCAGGGACAGTCTGGATCGCAAACGCGTCTATTTATTCCAGCGTGCCAAGGACGATTGCCAGAACATCAGCTCCAAG AATGAACCGTTGGTTTTGACTGGCCCGAAGAGAGGACTGATGATATTTGATTCAATAATCTTTGAAGTTGATCTGAAGGCCAAGGATGTGAACGGTAGAAAGGTGAATGACGAGAGGGTTAGCAAAGGCTTAATGGAGATTAATGGCATCTCCAGACTGTCATTTCCACCGAAATACAAGGTTCAAACAGAAAAGCTTGTCAGCATGCACAGCACATTGGATTTGAACTACACGTTTGTAAGGAAGGCAGTGGAGGGCACCGTTGAGATGAGGATCCTTGAGGCGGGACCTGTTGATTATTTTCATGGGAAAATCGTCGCTCGCACCAGCAGCTTTCCATGTGACATTATGCTACATGACAGCAAACTTGCTGGGATGCTGACAGCTGGTGATGGTGGAGTCGTGCAAACAGCACGCCGTGTGGTCAGTGTATCGGTTGATGAGACGCTGCTGTTGACAGTTGCCGTCGCTGCAGGTGGTGTCCGCACTGTCGAGTTTACTCCAAAGCACGGCAGCTATGATGAAGAGAAGATCACCTGCGACGACTATAAGATGTTGGTGAAGGTCACTTGGTCCATTGTGCATCGCTGA